Below is a window of Herbiconiux aconitum DNA.
TGCTCGAGGAGCTCCAGCCCACTTCCGACTTCATCACGCGTGGACTCCAGGTCGATCCGAGGCACGAGGTCTGGGTGCAGGAGAACGTGCTGAAGCGCGACGGCGAGGCGGTGGCGCAGCTGCTCGAGATCATCCCGTCGGCGGAGGTGCTCGCCGAACGGAGCCCCGTTCTCGCGGCGCGGCTCGACGAGACCCGCGCGCCGGGGCGGAGCCTGCTCGCGGCGGTGATGGACATCGTGGGGCCCGCGCTCGGGCCGGCGATCTACGACGTGACGGTGGGCCGCGCGGGCGCCGAGCGCGGCAAGGGGATCGGGCTGAAGGCATCCACCCCCGTGCTGGTGCTGACGCACAACGTTCTGCTCGACGGCAAGCCGATCTATCTGGCCAAGAACCTCGTGACGCACGGCTTCGGCACCCTCACCATCGCGCAGTCGGCT
It encodes the following:
- a CDS encoding GntR family transcriptional regulator — translated: MTTAVSALRLDPLVVPTGQPLRVAVYTSLADAIRGGRVELGSLLPNEAELGIALRVSRTVVREALMLLEEDGLIRTRRGIGRFVAEALPQVGLELLRPLEKVIAEGSGEVTVERMLEELQPTSDFITRGLQVDPRHEVWVQENVLKRDGEAVAQLLEIIPSAEVLAERSPVLAARLDETRAPGRSLLAAVMDIVGPALGPAIYDVTVGRAGAERGKGIGLKASTPVLVLTHNVLLDGKPIYLAKNLVTHGFGTLTIAQSAQ